The Polyangium mundeleinium genome contains the following window.
CGTCGTTGTTGTCGCTCCCGCCCGCGGCATTGACGTAATACTTGACGGCCGTCTCCGCGATCGAGATCGCGAGGGTCGAGGTCGGGGGGAAGATCTGCTCGCAGTTCGTCGTGAGCGGGTTTTGCGCGGGGATCGCGAAGCTCGTGCAGCTCCCCGAGGCGATCGTCGACGAGCCGCAGGCGCCGCAGGCGAGGCTCTCGTCCGCGTCGCCGTCGCAATCGTTGTCGAGGCCGTCGCAGGTCTCGGCCGACGACTGCACGTTCTGCACGCAGGTGATGATGCCGCCCACGCACATCTCGGTCCCCGCGGCGCACACGCCCTTGTTGAAGGAGAGCGTGCAAGCGGAGCCGCCGTTCGGGTTGCCCTCGTCGATCGTCCCGTCGCAGTCGTTGTCCTTGCCGTCGCAAGACTCCATTTCAGGCAGCATCGAAGGCTTGCACTGGAGCGCGCCCGTCACGCAGAGCGTCTTGCCCGGCGAGCACTCGCCCGGCATGCCCGTCGTGCACGGCTTGTCGGCGTCGACGCCGTGCGTGTCGATCTCGCCGTCGCAATCGTTGTCCTTGCCGTCGCAGATCTCGTCCATCGGGAGCGGCGCCGCGCAGATCAAGGAGCCCCCGAAGCATTTCGTCGAGCCGAACGCGCACTCGCCGAGCTGGTTCGTCGGGCACGCGATGCCGCCGCCGGGGTTGTCCTCGTCCGTCATCCCGTCGCAATCGTCGTCGGCGCCGTTGCAGGTCTCCATCGTGGGCTTCGCGTCGGGCACGCAGTTGAGCGCGCCGCCGTCACAATGGAATGTCCCCGTGGCGCATTGCCCGGGAACACCCGACATGCACACCCCGCCGCCGCCCGGATCGCCGTTGTCGACGACGCCGTTGCAATCGTCGTCCTGGCCATTGCAGATCTCCTCGACGGGGTCCTTCGGCGTGCATTCGGGCGGATCCCCGCCGGCGGGGTTGCAGGTGGACACGCTCACCTGGCAGGCCCCCTCGCCGCAGGTGAGCTCCGGGAAGCCATCATCGACGACGTTGTCGCAATCGTCGTCGACCGCGTTGCACGTCTCGATCGAGGGGAGCGTGTCGCCCTCGCAGGGCCCCCACGTGTTCTCCGCGATGCACGTCTGCGAGCCGTCCTTGCACGCGCCGATGTTCCGCGTGTCCATCGAGCCGGTATAACAGGCCTGCGTCTCGCCGACCGTGCAGGGGCAACCCTCGTCGACCTGGCCATTGCAGTTGTCGTCGATGCCGTCGTTGTCGTCGTCGCAGAGCTCGTCCTGCGAGGGGGAGCCGGGCACGCAAGGCACGGGCATGCCGTCCACGCACGCCTCCACGCTCACGAAGCAAACGCCGAAGCCGCAGGTCGCGAGTGGCAGGTCGTCGATCGTACCATTGCAATCGTCGTCGATCCCGTCGCAGGCCGTCTCCACGGCCGTGCACTCCGCACCGCCGCTGCCGCCCTGGCCACCGACACCGCCCTGGCCGCCGCCCATCCCGCCGGAACCCGTCTGCACGAGCACCGGCTCGTCGATGCCGAGGGCTGCATTGCACCCGGCAGCCCACGCCCCAACCCCCACGAGCACGAGCCCAAGCACCAATGCACGCCGCATGACCGAGTTTCCCTTCGGGCGCTAGAACTGCCCCGTCCAAAGAAAAGAAGAAGGACCCACGAGGATCGCCGTCGTCTGCGTCTTCGTGCGCTTCGGCGCCGTCAAGAAGAGCGCGAGGCCGCCAGCGAACGCGACGCCGCCCGCGATGAAGAGCCCCGTGGAGATGTTGCCGGACTGATAAGCATCTCGACGCGCGTCGTAGCCGAGCTCGTTGCAGGTGTTGCCGGCGCAATGTCCGTCCACCTCGCTCTCGTCGCGCTTCTCCATGGCGCGGAGCCCGAAATACGTGCCCACGGCGCCCGCGCCGAGCCCCGCGATCCCGAGCCCGAGGCCGATGACGCGCTGGGGGCTGAAAAAGCTCTCCTTCGGGGCCTCCGGAATGCGGTCGGGCTCGCGGGGCCCCCGCGGTCCGGGGAGATCCTGCGTCGCCGCCGTATTCGTCCCCTTGGGCGGCTCCTGCCCCTTCGTCTCCGGGGTCGTTTTCGGCTCGGGTTTCGGCGCGGCTTCATCTTCGAGCGCCTGCACCGCGACCGTGAGCTCCGCGCCTTCGGCAATGGCCAGGCTCTTCTCCCAGGACTTTTTCCCAGGCGCGCTGGCGTCGACCACGTGCTCGCCACGCTCGGCCGGCAATCGCTTCCCGAACACCTCGCGCGCGAGCGGGACCCCGTCCAGGGTGACGACGACGTTCGGCAAGGCGAGCACCGCCTCGGGCACGGCGACCGTGATCCAGCCGAGCCGCGGCTCGATCTCGCCCATCCGCGTTTTCGCCTCGTCACCGCGCTTCTGCGCCGTCGATTTCTCGCTGAAACTCTTCGACGTCGAGGCGATGCGCGCCGCGTCGTCCACGATGGTGCGGTACGTCTCCCACGCCCGCGCGAGCCGGCCCATTTTCCGATAACAATCGCCGAGGCCGATGCGGGCGCCGAGGCCGGGGCGCAGCCGCACGACCTCCTCGTATTTCGGACACGCCGTCGCGTAGTCCCCCGCGATGAACGCCGCGCGCGCCTCCTGGAACAGCGCATTCGCCCGTGCCTCGTCGGCCGGGTCTCCCGCGTGTGCGCCCGACGCGACGAGGACGACCCCGAGCGCGACGAACGAACGAACGATCCACGCGCCGGGTTTTCCGCTCATCATGCGCAAAGCCGTCTCCTAATCGATCGAACTCGGAGGCTCGTAAGGCTTGCGGGTCGACTTCGTCCCCGTGCTCTTCGTGGACGGAGGTGGTGCCTGGGTCGAAGCCGGGCGGACGGTTTGCCCGACGGATCCAGTTTTTCCGGGCAATGCAACCGTCTGCGCGGCCGCAGGCGTGCCGGCTGCGGGGGATGGCTCGACGTCGATCGCCTCTTCGCCCACCCCAGGCGGCGACGAGGGCGGCGCGGGATTCGCAGGCTCCGTGCGCGGCGCCTCGCCCGCCGCGATCGGCGGCAAAGGCACGGTGTCAGGCAACCCCGCGCGCGCGACCGAGAGCGGCGCCACGCCGACGAGCACCTGCACCCCGAGCCCACTCACGACCGTGAGCACGAGGCAAGCAAGCCCCACGAGCCCCGGCGTCCAGCGCGAGCGCGCAGGCGGCGCAGGCGGCGTCGAGGCCTGAATCAGCGCGACCGACGCGCGGGTCGTCGACGCTTCTTCGAGCGGCCTCTCCGGCGCATCCGAGCGTCGCACGAGCGGGATCGTCAAGTTCATCCGGAACGAGTCCGGCCCCGACTCCGCGTACTGGTCGCGCAGCTCCGCGATCGCTTCGGTCGCGCGCTGAAAACGATCCT
Protein-coding sequences here:
- a CDS encoding MopE-related protein, whose amino-acid sequence is MRRALVLGLVLVGVGAWAAGCNAALGIDEPVLVQTGSGGMGGGQGGVGGQGGSGGAECTAVETACDGIDDDCNGTIDDLPLATCGFGVCFVSVEACVDGMPVPCVPGSPSQDELCDDDNDGIDDNCNGQVDEGCPCTVGETQACYTGSMDTRNIGACKDGSQTCIAENTWGPCEGDTLPSIETCNAVDDDCDNVVDDGFPELTCGEGACQVSVSTCNPAGGDPPECTPKDPVEEICNGQDDDCNGVVDNGDPGGGGVCMSGVPGQCATGTFHCDGGALNCVPDAKPTMETCNGADDDCDGMTDEDNPGGGIACPTNQLGECAFGSTKCFGGSLICAAPLPMDEICDGKDNDCDGEIDTHGVDADKPCTTGMPGECSPGKTLCVTGALQCKPSMLPEMESCDGKDNDCDGTIDEGNPNGGSACTLSFNKGVCAAGTEMCVGGIITCVQNVQSSAETCDGLDNDCDGDADESLACGACGSSTIASGSCTSFAIPAQNPLTTNCEQIFPPTSTLAISIAETAVKYYVNAAGGSDNNDGKSPAKAWATLCKAVAMAPGGSTILVAQGGYASTSVIVAKELTIKGGFSSSFANWNPDTYPTAFYGQLTLDHNKAVWGGFRMLATPTTSLTQHNLRAGTFVRNYVETLFSGGAATSAALGATACTGSTSTLFGNDVYARSTTSTTHAAIQFGNQRGATIFDSNRICVEGKSSGAVTYAINGSGPNAASVASLIARNNVIEAASNNAYLVNFLGSSGGVDFNLIFTNNTMLARTYGIWGTAASSGKMRWRLTNNILFSITGGSTAVNLGSGAGVSLDSAESNLVFGFNNNLFSAPAPVSSSGNDTSNTPTVTSVFVNATSGDLRLKTGGQGDGTGKNVYNQATYGTVTTDILQAARPQAAAWDRGAYMN
- a CDS encoding tetratricopeptide repeat protein; amino-acid sequence: MMSGKPGAWIVRSFVALGVVLVASGAHAGDPADEARANALFQEARAAFIAGDYATACPKYEEVVRLRPGLGARIGLGDCYRKMGRLARAWETYRTIVDDAARIASTSKSFSEKSTAQKRGDEAKTRMGEIEPRLGWITVAVPEAVLALPNVVVTLDGVPLAREVFGKRLPAERGEHVVDASAPGKKSWEKSLAIAEGAELTVAVQALEDEAAPKPEPKTTPETKGQEPPKGTNTAATQDLPGPRGPREPDRIPEAPKESFFSPQRVIGLGLGIAGLGAGAVGTYFGLRAMEKRDESEVDGHCAGNTCNELGYDARRDAYQSGNISTGLFIAGGVAFAGGLALFLTAPKRTKTQTTAILVGPSSFLWTGQF